A region from the uncultured Draconibacterium sp. genome encodes:
- the serC gene encoding 3-phosphoserine/phosphohydroxythreonine transaminase: MKKHNFYAGPSILPEFTKEKTAEAAMNFAGTGLSVMEVSHRSKEFVAVMDEAVALVKELLKVPEGYSVLFLQGGASTQFLMAPYNLMDKKAAYLNTGAWSKKAIKEAHFFGEVVEVASSADTIYNYIPKGYEVPSDVSYFHYTSNNTIYGTQIPTPDVDVPLVADMSSDIFSRPIDVSKYDLIYAGAQKNLGPSGATLVIVKDAALGKVERPIPTMLDYTTHIKAESMFNTPSTLPVFACLQTLIWLKENGGVEAMEQKNIEKAKVLYDEIDRNKLFQCTVTAKEDRSLMNVTFIMTPEYAELEKEFLEFATAKGMLGIKGHRSVGGFRASIYNAMPVESIQALVDAMQEFEKMK, translated from the coding sequence ATGAAAAAGCACAATTTTTACGCAGGACCTTCAATTCTGCCCGAATTTACAAAGGAAAAAACTGCTGAGGCTGCCATGAACTTTGCAGGTACCGGACTTTCAGTAATGGAAGTTTCGCACCGTAGTAAAGAGTTTGTTGCCGTTATGGACGAAGCAGTTGCTCTAGTAAAAGAACTGCTTAAAGTACCTGAAGGGTATTCTGTTCTTTTCTTACAAGGTGGTGCCAGTACACAATTTTTAATGGCTCCATACAATTTAATGGACAAAAAAGCAGCATATTTAAATACAGGTGCCTGGTCGAAAAAAGCCATAAAAGAAGCCCATTTCTTTGGCGAAGTTGTTGAAGTAGCTTCATCGGCTGACACTATTTATAATTATATTCCAAAAGGTTACGAGGTACCATCAGATGTAAGTTATTTCCATTATACATCAAACAACACCATTTACGGAACACAAATTCCAACACCTGATGTTGACGTGCCTTTGGTAGCGGATATGTCGTCTGATATTTTTAGCCGCCCGATTGATGTTTCGAAATACGATTTGATTTATGCCGGAGCTCAAAAAAATCTGGGGCCATCAGGTGCAACCCTGGTAATTGTAAAAGACGCAGCTCTTGGTAAAGTTGAGCGTCCAATTCCTACCATGTTGGATTATACCACGCACATCAAAGCTGAATCAATGTTTAATACCCCATCAACACTTCCGGTTTTTGCCTGCCTGCAAACCTTAATATGGTTAAAAGAAAACGGTGGAGTTGAAGCCATGGAGCAAAAAAACATTGAGAAAGCAAAAGTGCTTTACGATGAAATCGACCGGAATAAATTGTTCCAGTGCACGGTAACAGCTAAAGAAGATCGTTCGTTAATGAATGTAACTTTTATAATGACACCCGAGTATGCTGAATTGGAGAAGGAGTTTCTGGAGTTTGCCACAGCCAAAGGCATGTTGGGAATAAAAGGACACCGTTCGGTTGGAGGTTTCAGAGCCTCAATTTACAATGCAATGCCTGTAGAAAGTATACAGGCACTGGTTGATGCCATGCAGGAGTTTGAAAAAATGAAATAA
- the ppdK gene encoding pyruvate, phosphate dikinase: MTKHVYTFGAGQAEGKADMKNLLGGKGANLAEMNLIGVPVPAGFTITTEVCTAYNKLGKDAVIDMLKAEVEKAIADTEVAMNAKFGTKGEAFPLMLSVRSGARVSMPGMMNTVLNLGMNDDAVKILAEKSGNEQFAYDSYRRFIQMYGDVVMGVEAEEGEHDPFEEVLDRVKDEKGYKTDAEIPAEDYKAIVEEFKAIVKEKAGKDFPTNPWDQLWGAVCAVFDSWNTPRAILYRQKEQIPEEWGTAVNVQAMVYGNMGETSGTGVCFSRDAATGENLFNGEYLINAQGEDVVAGVRTPQEITLIGSRRWAERNGTSEEVRKATFPSLEEAMPEVYAELNDIQQKLEDHYKDMQDMEFTIQDGKLWMLQTRNGKRTGAAMVKMAVDMLEEGMIDEKTALLRQEPNKLDELLHPVFDKEAIASATVLSKGLPASPGAATGICAFSADRAVELAEKGNKVILVRRETSPEDLAGMYAAEGILTERGGMTSHAAVVARGMGKCCVSSAAGITVTMTSMKIGSKEYKEGDFISLNGSTGEVYDGEVATITPSLDGDFGKVMQWAENNTRMYVRTNADSPADAETAREFGAKGIGLCRTEHMFFEGDRIWKMREMILANDVEGRKAALAKLLPIQREDFYGILKAMDGFGVTIRLLDPPLHEFTPNDEASQKEMAEKLGVSFEEVKEKVEGLHEFNPMLGHRGCRLGNTYPEITETQARAIIEAACDLKKEGLDPKPEIMVPLIGTVKEFKIQEEIIRSVATEVMAEKGVEVDYMVGTMIEIPRAALTANEVAEAAEFFSFGTNDLTQMTFGYSRDDAAKFLPIYIEKGILKQDPFEALDQTGVGQLVEIAAERGRSVRSDLKLGICGEHGGEPSSVEFCHRTGLDYVSCSPFRVPIARVAAAQANLK, encoded by the coding sequence ATGACAAAGCATGTATATACCTTCGGTGCCGGACAGGCAGAAGGTAAAGCAGACATGAAAAACCTCCTTGGAGGAAAAGGTGCAAACCTAGCAGAGATGAACCTGATCGGTGTTCCGGTTCCTGCCGGATTTACTATCACTACAGAAGTTTGTACAGCATATAACAAGCTAGGCAAAGATGCAGTTATTGATATGCTAAAAGCTGAAGTTGAAAAAGCTATTGCTGATACCGAAGTGGCAATGAATGCAAAGTTTGGCACAAAAGGCGAAGCTTTCCCATTGATGCTTTCAGTTCGTTCAGGTGCACGGGTTTCTATGCCAGGTATGATGAATACCGTATTGAACCTTGGTATGAACGATGATGCTGTTAAAATTTTGGCCGAGAAATCGGGTAACGAGCAATTTGCTTACGACTCGTACCGTCGTTTCATTCAAATGTATGGCGATGTTGTTATGGGCGTTGAAGCTGAAGAAGGCGAGCACGATCCGTTCGAAGAAGTGCTGGACAGAGTAAAAGACGAGAAAGGTTATAAAACTGATGCTGAAATTCCAGCTGAAGATTATAAAGCAATTGTTGAAGAATTTAAAGCCATTGTAAAAGAGAAAGCCGGAAAAGACTTCCCTACTAATCCTTGGGATCAGCTTTGGGGTGCTGTTTGTGCGGTATTCGATTCATGGAATACGCCTCGTGCTATTCTTTACCGCCAAAAAGAACAAATTCCTGAAGAATGGGGAACTGCTGTAAACGTTCAGGCCATGGTTTATGGTAACATGGGCGAAACTTCCGGCACAGGTGTTTGCTTCTCGCGTGATGCCGCTACCGGCGAAAACCTGTTTAATGGCGAATACCTGATTAATGCTCAGGGAGAAGATGTTGTTGCAGGTGTACGTACGCCACAGGAAATTACCTTGATTGGATCGCGTCGTTGGGCCGAGCGTAACGGGACTTCGGAAGAAGTTCGTAAAGCGACTTTCCCATCGTTGGAAGAAGCTATGCCGGAAGTTTATGCCGAATTGAACGATATTCAGCAAAAACTGGAAGACCACTACAAAGATATGCAGGACATGGAGTTCACTATCCAGGATGGTAAACTTTGGATGTTACAAACCCGTAACGGTAAGCGTACCGGTGCTGCCATGGTAAAAATGGCTGTTGACATGCTTGAAGAAGGTATGATTGACGAAAAAACTGCATTGCTGCGTCAGGAGCCTAACAAACTGGACGAATTACTTCATCCTGTTTTCGACAAAGAAGCAATTGCAAGTGCAACTGTTTTGAGTAAAGGTTTGCCTGCATCTCCGGGTGCTGCAACAGGTATTTGTGCTTTCTCGGCCGACAGAGCTGTTGAATTAGCAGAAAAAGGGAACAAAGTAATTTTAGTTCGTCGCGAAACCTCACCTGAAGACCTGGCAGGAATGTATGCTGCTGAAGGTATTCTTACTGAGCGAGGTGGTATGACCTCTCACGCTGCCGTTGTTGCACGTGGTATGGGTAAATGTTGTGTTTCGTCAGCTGCAGGTATCACTGTTACCATGACTTCAATGAAAATTGGCAGCAAAGAATACAAAGAAGGTGATTTTATTTCGTTGAACGGTTCAACCGGAGAAGTTTACGATGGTGAAGTTGCTACAATTACTCCATCGTTAGATGGTGACTTTGGAAAAGTAATGCAATGGGCTGAAAACAATACAAGAATGTATGTTCGTACCAATGCAGACTCTCCTGCCGATGCAGAAACAGCACGCGAATTTGGCGCAAAAGGTATTGGTCTTTGCCGTACAGAGCACATGTTCTTTGAAGGCGACCGTATTTGGAAAATGCGTGAAATGATTCTTGCAAATGATGTGGAAGGACGCAAAGCTGCTTTGGCAAAATTGCTTCCAATCCAGCGCGAAGACTTCTACGGAATTTTGAAAGCGATGGACGGATTTGGTGTAACTATCCGCTTGTTGGATCCACCATTGCACGAATTTACTCCTAACGATGAAGCTTCTCAAAAAGAGATGGCTGAGAAATTAGGTGTTTCTTTTGAAGAAGTTAAAGAAAAAGTTGAAGGACTGCACGAATTTAACCCCATGTTGGGTCACCGTGGATGTCGTCTAGGAAATACTTATCCTGAAATTACCGAAACTCAGGCTCGCGCTATTATTGAAGCGGCTTGCGATTTGAAAAAAGAAGGATTAGATCCGAAACCTGAAATTATGGTTCCACTTATCGGAACTGTGAAAGAATTCAAAATTCAGGAAGAAATTATCCGTTCTGTTGCAACTGAGGTGATGGCAGAAAAAGGTGTTGAGGTAGACTACATGGTCGGAACAATGATTGAGATTCCTCGTGCTGCATTAACTGCCAACGAAGTTGCTGAAGCTGCTGAATTCTTCTCGTTTGGTACCAACGACCTTACACAGATGACCTTTGGTTACTCGCGCGATGATGCGGCTAAATTCTTACCTATTTACATTGAAAAAGGTATTCTGAAGCAAGATCCTTTTGAAGCACTTGACCAAACAGGTGTTGGCCAGCTGGTTGAGATAGCGGCAGAAAGAGGTCGTTCAGTTCGCAGCGATCTTAAATTAGGAATTTGTGGTGAGCACGGTGGTGAGCCATCATCGGTTGAGTTCTGTCACAGAACAGGTTTGGATTACGTTTCATGTTCTCCATTCCGTGTACCTATTGCACGTGTAGCTGCTGCACAAGCTAATTTGAAATAA
- the clpB gene encoding ATP-dependent chaperone ClpB has protein sequence MNFNNFTIKSQEAIQQAFQIAQGNNQQAIETGHILRGVLHSAENVTEFLLKKLDVNLSIFKQALDQVIQSYPKVSGGEQYLSSGANQALQKALGLAQEMGDQYVSVEHILMALLEVKDNTSRLMKDNGISKKELKLAIDELRKGSKVDSQTAEDKFNSLNRFAINLNERARSGKLDPVIGRDDEIRRILQILSRRTKNNPILLGEPGTGKTAIAEGLAHRIVRGDVPENLKSKQVFSLDMGALVAGAKYKGEFEERLKAVVNEVVQSNDEVILFIDEIHTLVGAGKGEGAMDAANILKPALARGELRAVGATTLAEYQKYFEKDKALERRFQIVHVDEPDTLSAISILRGIKEKYENHHKVQIKDDAIIASVELSQRYISDRFLPDKAIDLMDEAAAKLRLEIDSVPEELDEIQRRVKQLEIEREAIKRENDTRKLNSLNEEISNLKEEQSLLRAKWQSEKSVIEAIQKKKEEIETYKFEAEQAERQGDYGRVAELRYGKVKEVEAEIEKLQAELEEMKKGENLIKEEVDTEDIAEVVMRWTGIPVQKMLQSEREKLLYMEDELHKRVIGQDEAIVAISDAVRRSRAGLQDEKRPIGSFIFLGTTGVGKTELAKALAEYLFNDENMITRIDMSEYQEKFSVTRLIGSPPGYVGYDEGGQLTEAVRHKPYSVVLFDEIEKAHPDVFNVLLQVLDDGRLTDNKGRTVNFKNTIIIMTSNLGSHIIQENYEAMNESNEFEVLEKTRNQLLEMLRKTIRPEFLNRIDETIVFTPLSKDAITEIVRVQFEQIVKRLASSDLKIELTEKANEWLSTVGYDPHFGARPVKRVLQRYVLNELSKRILSGKVDKTIPIVIDFEDNSLVFRN, from the coding sequence ATGAACTTTAATAATTTTACAATAAAATCGCAGGAAGCCATTCAACAGGCTTTTCAGATTGCACAGGGAAATAATCAACAGGCAATTGAAACCGGCCATATTTTGCGAGGCGTACTTCACTCGGCCGAAAATGTAACCGAGTTTCTACTTAAAAAGCTGGATGTAAATCTCTCCATTTTTAAACAAGCTCTCGACCAGGTTATTCAGTCTTACCCCAAAGTGTCGGGAGGTGAACAATATCTTTCTTCAGGAGCCAACCAGGCTTTGCAAAAAGCACTTGGTTTAGCCCAGGAAATGGGTGACCAGTATGTTTCGGTTGAGCATATTTTAATGGCTTTGCTTGAAGTAAAAGACAATACCAGCCGTTTAATGAAAGATAACGGCATATCGAAAAAAGAACTTAAACTGGCTATTGACGAATTGCGAAAAGGCTCGAAAGTCGACAGCCAAACCGCAGAGGATAAATTTAACTCATTAAACCGTTTTGCAATAAACCTGAATGAGCGTGCTAGGTCGGGAAAGCTTGATCCGGTAATTGGACGCGATGATGAGATTCGCAGAATTTTACAGATTCTTTCGCGCCGCACTAAAAATAACCCAATTTTGTTAGGGGAGCCGGGAACCGGAAAAACAGCAATTGCCGAGGGCTTGGCTCATCGTATTGTGAGAGGCGATGTGCCTGAGAATCTTAAGTCGAAACAAGTTTTTTCGCTTGATATGGGAGCTTTGGTTGCCGGGGCAAAATACAAGGGTGAGTTTGAGGAACGTTTAAAAGCCGTGGTAAACGAAGTGGTTCAGTCGAACGATGAAGTAATTCTCTTCATCGACGAGATACACACCCTGGTGGGGGCCGGTAAAGGCGAAGGAGCAATGGATGCGGCCAATATTTTAAAACCCGCGCTGGCCCGTGGCGAATTGCGCGCTGTTGGTGCAACAACACTGGCCGAATATCAAAAATATTTCGAGAAAGATAAAGCCCTGGAGCGCAGGTTTCAGATTGTGCATGTTGATGAGCCCGATACTTTAAGTGCCATTTCAATTTTACGTGGTATAAAAGAGAAATATGAAAACCACCACAAGGTGCAAATTAAAGACGATGCCATTATTGCGTCGGTTGAATTGTCGCAACGTTATATTTCTGACCGATTTTTACCCGACAAAGCAATTGACCTTATGGACGAAGCTGCTGCAAAACTGCGGTTGGAAATTGACTCGGTGCCCGAGGAACTGGATGAAATACAGCGCAGGGTAAAACAGCTGGAAATTGAACGCGAGGCAATAAAACGTGAAAACGATACCCGAAAGCTGAATTCGCTGAACGAGGAAATTTCAAACCTAAAGGAAGAGCAATCGCTTTTGCGTGCCAAATGGCAATCGGAAAAATCGGTGATTGAAGCTATTCAAAAAAAGAAAGAAGAAATTGAAACCTATAAGTTTGAAGCTGAACAAGCTGAGCGGCAGGGCGATTATGGGCGGGTTGCCGAATTACGCTACGGAAAAGTTAAAGAGGTGGAGGCTGAAATTGAAAAATTGCAGGCCGAACTGGAGGAAATGAAAAAAGGGGAAAACCTGATAAAAGAAGAGGTAGACACCGAAGATATTGCTGAAGTTGTAATGCGTTGGACAGGTATTCCGGTGCAGAAAATGTTGCAGAGCGAACGCGAGAAACTGTTGTATATGGAAGACGAATTGCACAAGCGTGTAATTGGGCAGGATGAGGCTATTGTTGCCATCTCGGATGCCGTGCGCCGCAGCCGCGCCGGCTTGCAGGATGAAAAACGGCCTATTGGTTCTTTCATCTTTTTAGGAACTACGGGTGTGGGTAAAACCGAGCTGGCAAAAGCATTGGCCGAATACCTGTTTAACGATGAGAACATGATAACCCGAATTGATATGTCGGAATACCAGGAGAAATTTTCGGTAACCCGACTAATTGGTTCGCCTCCGGGATATGTAGGCTACGACGAAGGTGGCCAGCTTACCGAAGCCGTTCGGCACAAACCTTATTCAGTGGTGTTATTCGATGAGATTGAAAAAGCACACCCCGATGTGTTTAACGTGTTGCTACAGGTATTGGACGATGGCCGTTTAACCGATAACAAGGGCAGAACGGTAAATTTTAAAAATACAATTATTATTATGACCTCGAACCTGGGATCGCACATCATTCAGGAAAATTATGAAGCCATGAATGAAAGCAATGAATTTGAGGTGTTGGAAAAAACACGGAATCAGTTGCTGGAGATGCTGCGAAAAACCATCCGCCCGGAGTTTCTGAACCGTATTGATGAAACGATTGTGTTTACGCCACTGTCGAAAGATGCCATTACTGAAATTGTACGCGTACAGTTTGAGCAAATTGTAAAACGCCTGGCTTCAAGCGATCTGAAAATTGAATTGACAGAGAAGGCAAACGAATGGTTGTCGACTGTTGGATACGATCCTCATTTTGGTGCACGTCCGGTAAAACGTGTGCTTCAACGATATGTGCTGAATGAATTATCAAAGCGGATACTTTCAGGAAAAGTCGATAAAACAATACCTATTGTCATCGATTTCGAGGATAATTCGTTGGTATTCAGAAATTAG
- a CDS encoding Hpt domain-containing protein has product MSTTFQHINTAQIDTLSAGDMVFKKELAQIFLEQIDEFTTNMGSFLASEQWDKLAREAHTAKSSAMTFGMEKTGTLLKKIQLECEAGNLNEVPQMVQDAIHQLQAAVPELNQILNG; this is encoded by the coding sequence ATGAGTACTACATTTCAACACATTAATACGGCACAAATCGACACACTTTCAGCCGGAGATATGGTTTTTAAAAAGGAACTGGCACAAATATTTCTGGAACAGATTGATGAATTTACAACAAACATGGGTTCATTTTTGGCTTCGGAGCAATGGGACAAGCTGGCCCGCGAAGCCCATACCGCCAAATCGTCGGCAATGACTTTTGGTATGGAGAAGACCGGCACTTTGCTTAAAAAAATTCAATTGGAATGCGAAGCCGGCAACCTGAATGAAGTGCCTCAAATGGTACAAGATGCAATCCATCAGCTTCAGGCGGCAGTGCCCGAATTAAACCAAATTCTGAATGGCTAA
- a CDS encoding cyclase family protein, producing MIYDLSHALSNETPVFPGDAQPEFTQIATVEKNGYRETRFNFHSHLGTHIDAPAHMLKNGKALDDLHVSYFQGKALIIKVDPNQQFIEPDLLLPFEKDLVNSAFVLFKTGWSKFWGDKKYFETFPTLSAAALQFLLQFDLRGVGFDTISADPVESTTYSNHYGIFNKGLIIIENLIFPEDLEATRGEFSCFPLPYKKADGSPVRAVLKV from the coding sequence ATGATTTACGACTTGTCGCACGCTTTAAGTAATGAGACTCCGGTTTTTCCGGGCGATGCGCAGCCTGAGTTTACGCAAATTGCAACTGTTGAAAAGAACGGCTATCGCGAAACGCGGTTCAATTTTCATTCGCATTTGGGCACACACATTGATGCACCGGCGCACATGCTTAAAAATGGAAAGGCGCTGGATGACCTGCATGTGTCTTATTTTCAAGGAAAAGCCTTAATAATTAAAGTGGACCCAAACCAACAATTTATTGAACCAGACTTACTTTTACCGTTTGAAAAAGACCTGGTCAATTCAGCTTTTGTTTTATTTAAAACAGGCTGGAGCAAATTTTGGGGCGATAAAAAATATTTCGAAACATTCCCGACACTTTCTGCTGCAGCTTTGCAATTCTTATTGCAATTTGATTTAAGAGGAGTTGGATTTGATACCATTTCGGCTGATCCGGTTGAAAGCACCACGTACAGCAACCACTATGGTATATTTAATAAAGGCCTGATTATTATTGAGAATCTCATTTTCCCTGAAGATTTGGAAGCAACACGCGGAGAGTTTTCCTGTTTTCCGCTACCCTATAAAAAAGCAGACGGCTCCCCTGTGAGAGCCGTCCTGAAGGTGTAA
- the gcvT gene encoding glycine cleavage system aminomethyltransferase GcvT has protein sequence MKTTAFNSIHKELNGKMVEFAGYEMPIEYSGIKDEHMTVREGVGVFDVSHMGEFWVKGPKALSLVAKITSNDPRILTPGQAQYSCFPNGKGGIVDDLLVYCYEPEKYMLVVNAANIEKDWNWVVLQNEGIGAEIENASDAISQLAIQGPKATEVLQKLTDVDLSAIKFYTFVTDKFAGVDEVIISATGYTGAGGFELYFRNDVAGKIWNAIFEAGKEQGIKPIGLAARDTLRLEMGYCLYGNDIDDTTSPIEAGLGWITKFNNGRVFIDREFLTMQKNEGVTRRLRGFVLNGRGIPRKGYELVNSDGEKIGAVTSGTMSPVLNKGIGMGYVAKEYSAFGTEVFVKIRNKIIPAEIVKLPFI, from the coding sequence ATGAAGACAACAGCATTTAATTCGATACACAAAGAGCTAAACGGTAAAATGGTTGAATTTGCCGGATATGAAATGCCAATAGAGTACTCAGGGATTAAGGATGAGCACATGACCGTACGCGAAGGTGTTGGGGTTTTTGATGTGTCGCATATGGGAGAGTTTTGGGTAAAAGGCCCAAAGGCACTGAGTCTGGTTGCAAAAATTACGTCAAACGACCCACGAATTTTAACACCAGGGCAGGCACAATACAGCTGTTTCCCGAACGGAAAAGGCGGTATTGTTGACGATTTGCTGGTGTATTGCTACGAACCCGAAAAATACATGTTGGTTGTTAATGCAGCCAATATTGAAAAAGACTGGAATTGGGTAGTACTTCAAAACGAAGGTATCGGTGCCGAAATAGAAAACGCATCGGATGCCATAAGTCAGTTGGCTATTCAAGGGCCAAAGGCAACCGAAGTATTGCAAAAACTTACCGATGTTGATCTTTCAGCCATTAAGTTTTACACTTTTGTTACCGATAAATTTGCCGGTGTTGATGAGGTAATTATTTCGGCGACCGGTTACACCGGGGCAGGTGGTTTCGAACTTTACTTCAGAAACGATGTGGCCGGAAAAATATGGAACGCCATTTTTGAAGCCGGCAAAGAGCAGGGTATAAAACCAATTGGATTGGCAGCCCGCGATACGCTGCGTTTAGAAATGGGCTACTGTTTGTACGGAAACGATATTGACGATACCACCTCGCCAATTGAAGCCGGTCTGGGCTGGATTACCAAGTTCAACAATGGCCGTGTTTTTATCGATCGCGAATTCTTAACCATGCAAAAAAACGAAGGCGTTACCCGAAGACTACGTGGTTTTGTATTAAATGGAAGGGGTATTCCTAGAAAAGGATACGAACTGGTAAACTCCGACGGTGAAAAAATTGGTGCCGTAACGTCCGGAACTATGTCGCCAGTATTAAACAAAGGAATTGGAATGGGCTATGTTGCCAAAGAATATTCGGCATTTGGAACCGAAGTGTTTGTGAAAATCAGAAATAAAATTATTCCGGCCGAAATTGTTAAGTTACCATTTATCTAA
- a CDS encoding PQ-loop repeat-containing protein: protein MINETIGWVGNILFAICGLPQVIKTYRSKSANDLSILFLWMWLLGELLTFVYIIIGDWETGIAHFPLYFNYIVNIFMACYLIYAKYTYPKKYER from the coding sequence ATGATAAACGAAACAATAGGCTGGGTTGGCAACATTTTATTTGCCATTTGCGGCTTACCACAAGTAATTAAAACCTACCGCAGCAAAAGTGCTAACGACCTAAGTATTCTATTTTTATGGATGTGGCTGCTGGGCGAACTACTAACTTTCGTATATATTATTATTGGCGATTGGGAAACAGGAATCGCCCATTTCCCGCTGTATTTTAACTACATCGTAAATATTTTTATGGCGTGTTACCTTATTTATGCCAAATACACTTATCCTAAAAAATACGAAAGATGA
- a CDS encoding NAD(P)-dependent oxidoreductase, with amino-acid sequence MRKILIATEKPFAPVAVKKISKIFDKAGYQLQLLEKYTEKQDLLQAIANAEAAIIRSDKFDKEVLSAAKNLKIVVRAGAGYDNVDLDAATANNIVVMNTPGQNANAVAELAIGLAIMGLREMFSGKPGGEMRDRTLGLHGFGYVARNVFRIARAMGMKVIVYTRYSKGAAAAIGLKVTKSLEELYEKSDIVSIHVPARGEHLKSVSAEVLSHLKDGSILVNTARKEVINEPDLVACMQEKPGVKYMSDLTPDCEAEFEEKFPGRFFFTPKKAGAQTAEANLNAGLAAARQIVDFFENGDTTHQVNK; translated from the coding sequence ATGAGGAAAATCTTAATTGCTACAGAAAAACCCTTTGCCCCGGTTGCTGTAAAAAAAATCAGTAAAATTTTTGATAAAGCAGGTTATCAACTTCAGTTGCTTGAAAAGTATACCGAAAAGCAAGACCTGTTGCAGGCCATTGCCAATGCTGAAGCAGCCATTATCCGCAGCGATAAATTTGACAAAGAGGTATTATCAGCGGCTAAAAACCTGAAAATTGTTGTGCGTGCAGGTGCCGGTTACGATAATGTTGATCTTGATGCAGCAACGGCGAACAACATTGTGGTAATGAACACTCCCGGGCAAAATGCCAATGCAGTGGCAGAACTTGCCATCGGTTTAGCCATAATGGGATTGCGCGAAATGTTCTCGGGAAAACCAGGAGGCGAAATGCGCGACCGAACCCTTGGTTTGCATGGCTTTGGTTACGTTGCCCGAAACGTATTTCGTATAGCACGTGCCATGGGAATGAAAGTAATTGTTTATACCCGTTACAGCAAAGGCGCGGCTGCAGCAATTGGACTAAAAGTTACCAAATCGCTGGAAGAACTTTACGAAAAAAGTGATATCGTTTCTATTCATGTTCCGGCACGTGGCGAACATTTAAAATCGGTTAGTGCCGAGGTGCTTTCGCATTTAAAAGATGGTAGCATTTTGGTAAATACCGCCCGAAAAGAAGTTATTAATGAACCGGATCTGGTAGCCTGCATGCAAGAAAAACCGGGAGTGAAATACATGTCGGACCTAACGCCCGATTGTGAAGCTGAATTTGAGGAGAAATTCCCCGGAAGATTCTTTTTTACACCCAAAAAAGCAGGTGCACAAACGGCCGAGGCCAACCTTAATGCCGGTCTGGCGGCGGCCCGGCAAATTGTTGATTTTTTTGAAAACGGCGACACGACGCACCAGGTGAATAAATGA